In the genome of Pempheris klunzingeri isolate RE-2024b chromosome 11, fPemKlu1.hap1, whole genome shotgun sequence, one region contains:
- the LOC139209281 gene encoding ras association domain-containing protein 8-like, with protein sequence MEVKVFVDGIPRVVCGVTEATTCQEVVIALAQALGQPGRYTLREKFKDFERCMTPNERLLETLEKYGEQAREVQLTLLHNGPPVWDEMSRTKVGRYQPCPPLRRKDAGTRMRRGSGSLSLHRQSLPPLSCSRQEAEQQKEDLKRPKRKSLTLMEEAWEWLESLGKGKVYSTACEKESSKRTDKKNRTFVDVSLIADKDYSGRSSRGRVRGQKSLKSDLDHQTSCCMGSQTKGKESKHSKKTQEVNTDDLSNRGTTEDEKNRLRETIIFQLSCLQDVQVQIAHVDRQIYELEEKQRAKIAVQEAQQKLVEEEMEQIRFWENELKAEAGYETDLQCQFLEMRAKAVECKARLEEYKHNIQGLDFFVIQNVVQEDSEVVSGAGANAVTAPAVSTKGLPLQQSDSDGDVNINRKFLPREDSNPPHALVPPSQIKERRPTGPTELREWWTRWSEAKSSQSQTKKKVVHRSELTIYLGSTKV encoded by the exons ATGGAAGTGAAGGTGTTTGTGGACGGTATCCCACGTGTTGTCTGTGGAGTTACAGAGGCAACAACATGCCAGGAAGTGGTTATAGCGTTGGCTCAAGCCCTGG GTCAACCCGGACGCTACACGTTACGGGAGAAATTCAAAGACTTTGAGCGGTGCATGACGCCCAATGAACGCCTTTTAGAGACTCTCGAGAAGTACGGCGAGCAGGCCAGGGAGGTCCAACTCACACTGCTCCACAACGGACCCCCAGTCTGGGATGAAATGAGCAGGACAAAAGTTGGAAGATACCAGCCATGCCCGCCTTTGAGAAGAAAAGATGCAGGCACCAGAATGCGGCGGGGCAGCGGTTCGCTGAGTTTGCATCGTCAAAGCTTGCCACCGCTGTCCTGTTCAAGGCAAGAAGCTGAGCAGCAAAAAGAGGATTTGAAAAGGCCTAAAAGGAAGTCTCTGACACTCATGGAGGAGGCCTGGGAATGGCTGGAGAGTCTGGGTAAAGGCAAGGTCTATAGTACTGCCTGCGAGAAGGAGAGCAGTAAGAGGACCGATAAAAAGAATCGTACCTTTGTGGATGTTTCTCTCATCGCTGATAAGGATTACTCAGGCCGAAGTAGCAGAGGCAGAGTCAGAGGTCAGAAAAGCTTAAAGTCAGACTTGGATCATCAAACTTCCTGCTGCATGGGGAGTCAGACGAAAGGTAAAGAAAGCAAACACTCCAAGAAAACTCAAGAGGTGAACACTGATGACCTGTCAAACCGTGGCACAACTGAGGATGAGAAAAATAGGCTTAGAGAAACCATAATATTTCAACTCAGTTGTTTGCAGGACGTACAGGTCCAGATAGCACACGTAGACAGACAGATTTATGAGcttgaggaaaaacagagggCCAAAATTGCTGTGCAGGAAGCCCAGCAGAAATTGGTTGAAGAGGAGATGGAACAGATCAGGTTTTGGGAGAATGAATTAAAGGCAGAGGCAGGTTACGAGACGGATTTGCAATGCCAGTTCCTTGAGATGAGAGCGAAGGCTGTGGAGTGCAAGGCCAGACTGGAGGAGTACAAGCACAACATTCAGGGGCTCGATTTCTTTGTCATTCAAAACGTTGTCCAAGAGGATTCAGAGGTGGTTTCAGGAGCTGGTGCGAACGCCGTCACAGCACCAGCAGTTTCAACTAAAGGCCTACCCTTGCAACAATCTGATTCAGATGGGGATGTAAATATTAACAGGAAGTTCCTGCCCAGAGAAGACTCAAACCCTCCTCACGCTCTAGTTCCTCCCAGCCAGATAAAGGAGCGACGGCCCACCGGGCCCACCGAGCTGAGGGAGTGGTGGACACGCTGGTCAGAAGCCAAAAGCTCTCAATCACAGACTAaaaagaaggtggttcaccGCTCTGAGCTCACTATATATCTGGGGAGTACCAAGGTTTAG